The following are from one region of the Cytobacillus firmus genome:
- the metC gene encoding cystathionine beta-lyase, with translation MSANYSFQTKLLHNNQKFDPETGAVSVPIQHASTFHQKDIDAFGKYDYSRSLNPTREALEEVIAGLEEGTRGFAFSSGMAAISTAFLLLSQGDHVVITEDVYGGTYRMTTEVLSRFGIEHTFVDMTNLEEVKEAIRPNTKVFYVETPSNPLLKVTDIQAISSLARQHGALTFVDNTFLTPALQKPLSLGADIVLHSATKFLSGHSDVVAGLAVVNDPELGARLAFLQNSFGAVLGVQDAWLVLRGIKTLQVRLDQSVKSAEKIARFLLDHPAVKKVHYPGFTEHPGYEIQKKQAVNAGAVLSFELEDEQSMRVFVENAKIPVFAVSLGAVESILSYPAKMSHAAMPASEREKRGITDSLLRLSVGLENADDIIEDFKAALSAAGQTKQSILQRG, from the coding sequence ATGAGTGCAAATTATTCATTCCAAACGAAGCTGCTTCATAATAATCAAAAATTCGACCCGGAAACAGGAGCTGTCAGTGTACCGATCCAGCATGCTTCCACCTTTCATCAAAAAGATATTGATGCGTTCGGAAAATATGATTATAGCCGCAGCCTGAATCCAACAAGGGAAGCACTTGAGGAAGTCATTGCCGGGCTTGAAGAAGGTACTAGAGGGTTTGCCTTTTCTTCTGGAATGGCTGCCATTTCCACAGCCTTCCTTCTCTTATCTCAGGGAGATCATGTTGTCATTACCGAAGACGTATATGGTGGAACCTATCGCATGACAACAGAAGTCCTTTCCCGTTTTGGCATTGAGCACACATTTGTTGATATGACAAATCTTGAGGAAGTTAAAGAAGCAATCCGCCCTAACACAAAAGTTTTCTATGTAGAGACTCCTTCCAACCCGCTGCTGAAGGTGACAGATATACAGGCGATCAGTTCACTGGCAAGACAGCATGGAGCGCTGACATTTGTAGATAATACATTCCTGACCCCTGCCCTTCAAAAACCGCTCTCATTAGGGGCAGATATCGTTCTGCACAGCGCAACCAAATTTTTATCCGGACACAGTGACGTCGTTGCCGGATTAGCTGTTGTGAATGATCCGGAATTAGGTGCAAGGCTGGCTTTTCTCCAAAATTCCTTTGGAGCTGTTCTGGGTGTTCAGGATGCCTGGCTTGTCCTGAGAGGCATTAAAACGCTGCAGGTAAGGCTCGACCAGTCTGTGAAATCGGCTGAAAAGATTGCCCGTTTCCTTCTTGATCACCCGGCAGTAAAGAAGGTTCATTATCCCGGTTTCACAGAACATCCCGGATATGAAATACAGAAAAAGCAGGCTGTGAACGCAGGTGCTGTTTTATCCTTTGAACTTGAAGATGAACAGTCGATGAGAGTATTTGTGGAAAATGCAAAAATTCCTGTTTTTGCAGTAAGTCTCGGAGCAGTTGAATCCATCCTCTCCTACCCTGCCAAAATGTCGCATGCAGCCATGCCTGCATCTGAAAGAGAAAAACGCGGTATAACAGACAGTCTTCTCCGTCTTTCTGTTGGTCTGGAGAACGCAGATGATATTATAGAAGATTTTAAGGCAGCTTTATCTGCTGCCGGACAAACAAAGCAATCCATTTTACAGCGGGGGTGA
- a CDS encoding methionine biosynthesis PLP-dependent protein has product MYNIDTKLAQIGNRSESATGAVNPPVYFSTAYRHEGIGQSTGFDYSRTGNPTRQLLEKAIADLEEGDQGYACSSGMAAILTILSLFKSGDEWIVSKDLYGGTYRLLEQGFKKWGLQSKYVNTGTSENVEELITEKTKAIFLETPTNPLMEETDIQLIADIAKRHNILLIVDNTFYTPLLQQPLKLGADIVIHSATKYLGGHNDVLAGLVVAKGKKLCDDLAMNHNAAGAVLSPFDSWLLIRGMKTLSLRMERHEKNARELAAFLSDHDAVTDVLYPGKGGMISFRVQDETWVNPFLQNLSLISFAESLGGVESFITYPATQTHADIPEEIRIETGVCNRLLRFSVGIENAEDLKADLEHAFAKVLKEAVR; this is encoded by the coding sequence ATGTATAATATTGACACCAAATTAGCGCAAATTGGAAACAGGAGCGAATCAGCAACAGGTGCAGTCAATCCGCCTGTATACTTTTCCACTGCCTACCGGCATGAAGGCATTGGCCAGTCAACCGGCTTTGACTATAGCCGTACAGGCAATCCTACCCGCCAGCTGCTTGAAAAGGCGATCGCAGATCTGGAAGAAGGCGATCAAGGCTATGCCTGCAGTTCGGGTATGGCTGCCATCCTTACGATTCTTTCCCTCTTTAAATCAGGTGATGAGTGGATTGTTTCCAAGGATTTATACGGCGGAACCTATCGTCTGCTTGAACAGGGCTTCAAAAAATGGGGACTGCAGAGCAAATATGTGAATACGGGCACTTCGGAAAATGTTGAAGAATTAATCACCGAAAAAACGAAAGCTATTTTTCTGGAGACTCCCACAAATCCGCTGATGGAAGAGACAGATATTCAGTTGATAGCTGATATCGCGAAACGGCATAATATTCTCCTGATTGTTGATAACACATTTTACACTCCCCTTCTTCAGCAGCCTCTAAAGCTTGGTGCTGATATTGTCATCCATAGTGCGACAAAGTATCTTGGAGGCCATAATGATGTCCTTGCCGGTTTAGTTGTCGCAAAAGGCAAAAAGTTATGTGACGATCTGGCCATGAACCACAATGCTGCCGGTGCGGTCCTTAGCCCATTTGATTCCTGGCTTTTAATCAGAGGCATGAAGACACTATCTCTTCGCATGGAACGTCATGAAAAAAATGCCCGGGAATTAGCGGCTTTCTTATCAGACCACGATGCCGTAACGGATGTTCTTTATCCAGGCAAGGGAGGCATGATATCTTTCCGGGTCCAGGATGAAACCTGGGTGAATCCTTTTCTGCAGAACCTCTCCCTTATCTCCTTTGCTGAAAGCCTTGGCGGAGTCGAGAGTTTTATAACATATCCCGCAACACAAACGCATGCGGACATCCCTGAAGAGATCCGCATTGAAACCGGCGTCTGTAACAGGCTTCTGCGTTTCTCGGTTGGAATTGAAAATGCAGAAGATTTGAAGGCTGATCTTGAACATGCTTTTGCAAAGGTTTTAAAGGAGGCAGTACGATGA
- the sucA gene encoding 2-oxoglutarate dehydrogenase E1 component, giving the protein MKKPSNGEGPFEQGFHGPNLGYVIELYERYLEDPSSIDPEMKEYFKKNGSPLTSEGTAQMASSANQPMNAGQLEKTLAAIRLADTIRTYGHLAADIYPLGNNKSETALFELSKYGLTENDLKEIPAGVITKDATYPLRNGLEAIEFLKSAYMGPIAFEFQHIFDENEKDWLRRKIGANSHKLSMQKTERLKVLRRLTEVEEFEKFLHKTFVGQKRFSIEGLDTMVPLLDEIVSESVSDGAKTINIGMAHRGRLNVLAHVLGKPYEMIFAEFQHAPNKELVPSEGSIGINYGWTGDVKYHLGLDKQIKDENTTIARLTLANNPSHLEFVGSLVEGYTRASQDNRTKAGYPEVDPKAALAIIIHGDAAFPGQGIVAETLNLGQLTGYNTGGSIHIIANNTIGFTTESYDSRSTRYASDLAKGYEMPIMHVNADEPEAVVAAARIACEYRAKFQKDILIDLIGYRRFGHNEMDEPMTTNPLMYNIVRKRPTVKALYAEKLLNEKIISKEEAEGVHNEVLEKMKAAYEKVPKEKKAAELTDPPETVEKGLPKINTAVSIDKLKQINEELLKWPEDFKVFDKLGKILQRRLEALEGDGKIDWGLAETLAFATILSDGTPVRLTGQDSERGTFAQRNVVLHDHTTGKAYSPLHKLSTAKASFAVHNSPLSEAAVVGFEYGYNVFAPETLVLWEAQYGDFANAAQVMFDQFIAAGRAKWGQKSGLVMLLPHGYEGQGPEHSSARLERFLTLAAENNWTVANLSSSAQYFHILRRQAAILGKEEVRPLVIMSPKSLLRNPTVASNGIELSEGEFRSVIEQPGLGQNHEKVKRIILGTGKITIDLAENLKNYPDQDWFHILRVEEIYPFPMDQIKDILTRYPNVDEIVWIQEEPKNMGAWNFVEPRLKEIAGSDIDVTYIGRRRRSSPAEGDPTVHKKEQARIIDESLSQSNGQ; this is encoded by the coding sequence ATGAAAAAGCCATCTAATGGTGAGGGACCTTTTGAACAGGGATTTCATGGCCCAAACCTTGGCTACGTTATTGAACTTTATGAAAGATATTTAGAGGATCCATCATCAATTGATCCTGAAATGAAAGAGTACTTTAAAAAAAATGGTTCCCCTCTTACGAGTGAAGGAACGGCGCAAATGGCTTCATCAGCAAATCAGCCAATGAATGCCGGACAGCTTGAGAAGACGCTCGCTGCTATTCGCCTGGCTGATACTATCCGCACATATGGCCACTTGGCTGCCGATATTTATCCGCTGGGTAACAATAAATCGGAAACTGCTTTATTTGAACTGAGCAAATATGGCTTAACTGAAAATGACTTAAAAGAGATCCCTGCTGGTGTCATTACTAAAGATGCCACATATCCTTTACGCAACGGACTTGAAGCAATTGAATTCCTGAAGAGCGCTTATATGGGACCCATTGCTTTTGAATTCCAGCATATATTTGATGAAAACGAAAAAGACTGGCTTCGCCGCAAAATTGGGGCCAACAGCCATAAGCTGTCAATGCAAAAGACGGAAAGACTGAAAGTTTTAAGAAGACTGACTGAAGTTGAGGAATTTGAAAAGTTCCTTCATAAAACCTTCGTCGGACAAAAGAGATTCTCCATTGAGGGTCTGGATACAATGGTTCCTTTATTGGATGAAATTGTTTCTGAATCTGTTTCGGATGGAGCAAAAACGATTAACATCGGCATGGCCCACCGCGGCAGGTTAAATGTTCTTGCCCATGTGCTTGGAAAGCCGTATGAAATGATTTTCGCGGAATTCCAGCATGCGCCGAATAAAGAACTGGTTCCTTCTGAAGGATCTATCGGCATCAATTACGGCTGGACAGGCGACGTGAAGTATCATCTTGGTCTTGATAAACAGATCAAAGATGAGAATACGACCATTGCCAGACTGACATTAGCTAACAATCCGAGCCATCTTGAATTTGTCGGTTCACTTGTTGAGGGCTACACGCGAGCTTCACAGGACAACAGAACAAAGGCCGGTTATCCTGAAGTAGATCCAAAAGCGGCTTTAGCCATTATCATTCATGGAGACGCAGCATTCCCAGGACAGGGGATTGTAGCAGAAACACTTAATCTCGGACAGCTGACCGGCTATAACACTGGCGGTTCGATCCATATCATTGCCAATAATACTATTGGGTTCACAACAGAATCATATGATTCACGCTCTACCAGATATGCAAGTGATCTGGCCAAAGGGTATGAGATGCCAATTATGCATGTTAATGCAGACGAACCTGAAGCAGTAGTTGCAGCGGCAAGAATTGCCTGCGAGTATCGTGCTAAATTCCAGAAGGATATCCTCATCGACTTAATCGGGTACCGCCGTTTTGGACATAACGAGATGGACGAGCCTATGACGACGAATCCTCTTATGTATAATATTGTACGCAAGCGGCCAACCGTGAAAGCGCTGTATGCTGAAAAGCTCTTAAATGAAAAGATCATCAGCAAAGAGGAAGCTGAAGGCGTCCATAATGAAGTACTGGAAAAAATGAAGGCAGCCTATGAAAAAGTCCCAAAAGAAAAGAAGGCAGCTGAGTTAACCGATCCTCCTGAAACTGTCGAAAAGGGTCTGCCAAAAATTAATACAGCCGTTTCAATTGATAAACTAAAGCAAATCAATGAAGAATTATTAAAATGGCCGGAGGATTTCAAGGTATTTGATAAACTCGGCAAAATTCTGCAGCGCAGATTGGAAGCGCTTGAAGGGGACGGCAAGATTGATTGGGGTCTCGCAGAAACACTGGCATTTGCAACCATCCTATCTGATGGCACACCTGTCAGACTGACTGGCCAGGATTCAGAGAGAGGAACATTTGCTCAAAGAAACGTTGTTCTGCATGATCATACAACTGGAAAAGCGTATTCACCTTTGCATAAGCTTTCAACTGCCAAGGCTTCTTTCGCTGTCCATAATAGCCCATTATCTGAAGCCGCTGTTGTAGGCTTTGAATATGGATATAATGTATTTGCTCCGGAAACGCTTGTTTTATGGGAAGCTCAATATGGTGATTTTGCCAATGCAGCACAGGTAATGTTTGACCAGTTTATTGCTGCCGGCCGTGCAAAATGGGGCCAAAAATCAGGTCTTGTCATGCTCCTTCCTCATGGATATGAAGGACAGGGACCTGAACATTCAAGTGCGCGCCTGGAAAGATTCCTGACTCTTGCAGCTGAAAACAACTGGACAGTTGCCAATCTTTCTTCATCAGCACAGTACTTCCATATTTTACGAAGACAGGCTGCCATACTTGGAAAAGAGGAAGTTCGCCCGTTAGTGATCATGTCTCCGAAGAGTCTGTTGCGCAATCCGACTGTCGCATCAAATGGAATTGAATTGAGCGAAGGAGAGTTCCGGTCTGTAATCGAACAGCCTGGTTTAGGCCAAAATCACGAAAAAGTGAAACGCATCATTCTTGGAACAGGAAAGATTACAATTGATTTAGCCGAAAACCTGAAAAATTATCCGGATCAGGATTGGTTCCATATTTTACGTGTGGAAGAAATCTATCCATTCCCAATGGATCAGATCAAAGACATTTTAACCCGTTATCCAAATGTGGATGAAATTGTCTGGATACAGGAAGAACCTAAAAATATGGGTGCATGGAATTTCGTTGAACCTAGACTGAAAGAAATCGCAGGCAGCGATATTGATGTCACCTACATCGGAAGAAGACGCCGATCAAGCCCGGCAGAAGGTGACCCGACTGTTCATAAGAAAGAACAAGCACGCATAATAGATGAATCATTATCGCAGTCTAACGGGCAGTAA
- the odhB gene encoding 2-oxoglutarate dehydrogenase complex dihydrolipoyllysine-residue succinyltransferase, translating to MAEIKVPELAESITEGTVAQWLKQPGDTVSKGDYVVELETDKVNVEIISEHSGVLQEIKAQEGDTVNVGETIAIVNESGQAAPAPEKTEEKPEAAKAEEPKAEEQPAQPAAEEKTGGQRPIASPAARKLAREKGIDLSQVPTADPMGRIRTQDVESYNPNQAKPEAQAPKPAATSKPAEQPSGGKEVERIKMSRRRQTIANRLVEVQQTAAMLTTFNEVDMTNVMNLRKKRKDKFFEENDVKLGFMSFFTKAVVAALKKSPYLNAEIQDNEIVLKKFYDIGIAVSAPEGLVVPVVRDADRKNFAEIEKDIMDLAVKARDNKLALSDLQGGSFTITNGGVFGSMMSTPILNGPQVGILGMHSIQLRPVAIDAEKMENRPMMYIALSYDHRIVDGKEAVTFLKRVKELIEDPESLLFES from the coding sequence GTGGCAGAAATCAAAGTTCCAGAATTGGCGGAATCCATTACAGAAGGTACGGTGGCACAGTGGCTGAAACAGCCTGGTGACACAGTCAGTAAAGGTGACTATGTTGTCGAACTAGAAACGGATAAGGTAAATGTTGAAATCATTTCTGAACATAGCGGAGTTTTACAGGAAATCAAAGCACAGGAAGGCGACACGGTTAATGTCGGTGAAACCATTGCTATCGTGAATGAAAGCGGACAAGCTGCACCTGCACCGGAAAAAACCGAAGAAAAGCCTGAGGCAGCTAAAGCTGAAGAACCTAAGGCAGAGGAGCAGCCGGCACAGCCTGCAGCTGAAGAAAAAACTGGCGGACAGCGTCCAATCGCTTCACCTGCAGCACGAAAACTGGCAAGAGAAAAGGGCATTGACCTGAGCCAGGTGCCGACAGCCGATCCGATGGGCCGAATCAGAACACAGGATGTTGAATCCTACAATCCAAATCAGGCAAAACCGGAGGCGCAAGCACCAAAACCGGCAGCCACTTCCAAACCTGCTGAACAGCCGTCCGGCGGCAAAGAAGTGGAACGGATCAAAATGTCCCGCAGACGCCAGACAATTGCAAACCGTTTGGTAGAAGTTCAGCAAACGGCAGCCATGCTGACAACATTCAATGAAGTGGACATGACAAATGTGATGAACCTTCGCAAGAAGCGGAAAGATAAATTCTTTGAAGAAAACGATGTTAAGCTTGGCTTCATGTCATTCTTCACAAAAGCCGTTGTTGCAGCACTTAAAAAGAGTCCTTACTTAAATGCTGAAATTCAAGACAATGAAATCGTTCTGAAAAAATTCTATGACATTGGAATCGCTGTATCAGCTCCTGAAGGTCTTGTCGTTCCGGTTGTCCGTGACGCAGACCGCAAAAACTTTGCTGAAATCGAAAAAGATATCATGGACCTTGCAGTGAAGGCAAGAGACAATAAACTTGCTCTTTCAGATCTGCAGGGAGGAAGCTTCACCATCACAAATGGCGGTGTTTTTGGCAGCATGATGTCTACGCCAATTCTAAACGGACCTCAGGTTGGTATCCTTGGAATGCACTCCATCCAGCTGCGCCCGGTTGCGATAGATGCTGAAAAAATGGAAAACCGTCCAATGATGTACATCGCACTATCCTATGACCACCGCATTGTTGACGGAAAAGAAGCAGTTACATTCCTGAAACGTGTTAAAGAACTGATTGAAGATCCGGAAAGCCTTCTTTTCGAATCTTAA